Within the Silurus meridionalis isolate SWU-2019-XX chromosome 2, ASM1480568v1, whole genome shotgun sequence genome, the region AACAGGTCTGTGTGTGAGCCTGTACACACTGCAGTCATGCTCCAGGTGATAAATAAATTTAGCTCTTTGATCAGCACTGAATCTTAAAGTTGATGGTTTCATTAGTACTTCACAAGGTCCACAATGCTTTGTTGTATCAGACACCACTTCCTTTCAGAGTCTAGTCACGTTATTCATAGTGAGCCAGATAAGAAGTGAGGAAATGGTAGACGGTGTTATGACAGTGGCTGGCAAAGTTCCAGCCTGTAGGACATTTAGGAAACTGGCTATAATTGTGCAAGTGAAATCAagcttaaatgtaaaatttagcCCAGCGGAATCACCAGATTGCGGTATGGCTCTGGTTGCTATGCTCAAGAGCTCAAATTGTGTAATGGAAAATATGAACAGCACTCAAGTGATGAAATCAGCATCAGTGGCCTCTAGGGATACAGCTGATAGGGTTACATACCAAGGCATAATGCTATCTaccaaactatttatttatttatttgcctacCAGACATTCCGTTTCCACATAAAGCACAATGAGAATGGACCAAAGCAAAAGATTATTGATTAAACTGAGTGCAGCAATTCACCAGCAATTACACAAATCAAGAACACAATAAGTTGTTAGGAAATTTATTTGATTACATCAACAACAATAGTAATATTACAAAACCACTGAAGCAAGTAACAAGCTTTCAAACATTAAACAGTGTGAGCTGCTTCTAAGGAGTGTGACGGCAGGGTGATTTGCTTTACTCCTGCGTTGACACTGACTTAGACTGACTGACATAATTAGAATGCATCCACAATCCTGTAAAATCAGTTCCTTTACTTCACCAGAATCGACTGCTCCTGATTATGATgatgtgattaaatataaaaccaaaAGCTTTTGAGTGGCAAATCAGTTGTGGATGTCTTATTGCCACACCCAAGCCGCTGCATCCAAAGAACGTTTTTCCAACAGTCCGGTTTGTTGAGTCATGCCGGTTTGTCTCTCATAAATTCGCTACCCATGTCCATCTTTACAAATTTGGGTACCGCTTCAGTAGTGTGGTGGCCTGTTTTGGTAAAAGCCGCCCTCCCTGGGAAAGCGTTTGCTGCTTTGTTCGAGCACGCGCCTCAGCCTGTAAGTGATGAAATTGGAAAAGGTCAGTACTATGCAGAAGACATATTTGAGTCAAATGCATCTTAGTTACTATAGATTTTATACATaagacaaaatataataaaataggtTTCAAGCTGAGGAGGGTTAATGTGCATGTTCAATCATCCTAAAATTGTGAAATTCTGCCTGCCCTGctaaaaaacatcaaaacttCCAACATGCCACTAACAATATTGAGTCAAAATGGACAGACAAAACAAGAAGAGAAACTGGCAGGAAACATCAGCTTGATCTGCTGTTTGTTATGACTTCTCCCCTCCCAAAGCAGGAAACAAATTACACTGGCCATTCTTCCTAATTACCCGCTcccacgtctctctctctctgtgacaTATTTAATGAACACCAGAACACAGCTGACCTAAATTAGTAGGCAGGATTTTTAAGGAATATCCTGTTGGCATTCATTTACCTGTGCTCTCTCAATGCATCTGTAGAACACGGTGAGTTCATTGGAGCAGAGTTTGGTGTTGAAGTCATTCTGTTTCCAGCAAGCCATCACTACTGCCATTTCTGTCACACAGGAGGCCTCTGCAACAAGAATGAGCATGAGCAATGTGTGACAAAGGTGTACTGATCCAATTTATTGGATTTAGTATTAgttagttttaataaaatatgttaaATCCTATCTACTATGATGGTGAATGCATGGTCATGATTGATCCTGAATATGATATCTCAATCACACATGTGACCAGCGTTGCCAGAGTCTAATTTTCACCCCTGCCATACGAAAGTTGTGAAAAATTCAAAACATTATTTCGAAGAACCCACAAAATCACAAGAAAAACACACTTATTCTAATGTGTGCACTTTTTGTGCTAGTTTCCTTTTTTGTAAATTTATGAGATGCATTTGGGAGAAAACCTGCTGACATTTGGCAACCCATGTGACATTTCCCATATTTACATTCAAAAAATACGGCTCTAAACTAGTGCAAAGAATTAATTTTCAGGTCAATATGGTGTGATATTTAGTCAACACTTACATGACCAGCATCTTTGCACAATTCTGATTATTAGTCAGATCTATTTATGTTTGCattcataataaaatacatttctttaaaaatgatcTTTTCCCTGaacatttagcagatgctcttatccagagagaccATGAACACCCTGCAATTCTTGAAATGTTCTTGTGTATCCCTTACTATCATTGGATTCCGTGCAGCTTTGCTTGGACACGTCCCCCAAATATCAAACAAACCACCAATTTCCCTATTCTTACACTGAATAATGTCCAATGGAGGACACTGCTCTTGCTGTTCATTGTTCTATAGCAGTGCGGTTGATGTTGGATTTTGACGATGAATAGAAAAAtgctatgaaataaaaataaaaaggtcaaAGATTTCCAGACTGCATATTCTCATGTATGTCTCATAGATTGACTTTTGACACCTTCGGTCTACAGAGGAAAGTGGAAGTGTCCTTAGTAGTCATATGCCACTACTCACTACAGCTCACTACAGCTACAAATGAAGGTTAATTGTCAAAGAAGTTAAAAGTAAGCAAAGAGTCAAACTAAATATAACGggaatattaaataaagtggAAACAGTAAAGTATAACGCCAGTGCATTGATGCTGTGCATTTTTAAATGCCCGAATTAAGGTCCGGGGACtctacatacactctacaacAAACAAATACTTCTCCTTACCTCCTTTGTTCGGCTTGCGGTTGGCGACTTCATCTTTAAGGGCCAGAGGCTTGTTGGGTTTGAGGACGGGCTTTCCATGCTGCTTACTCAACAATCTGGCCACCTTTTCCTGAATCACACATCCACTCTGCATTgccataactttttttttttactgctatgcaaaaataaataacataaatcaCAGTTTCCTGTGtcacagcaaaaataaatatacacgtACAGCAGAGCGAACTAATATATGCATCTGATATAGATGTCCCCTAAACCTGTTTTATGCAGGTCGCCATTTTTGCCGGAAGACGAGTTACGTTTTCTGTTGAACGGCACTGTCGTAAATATATCGCAAATGCAGGGTTGAACTCAAATGTCTAACCCTTTATTCATAGTATAGTCATAAAAACTACAAGTGGGCAATTTTAAACGATTTGAAATCATTTCATGTTTAATTATACCCATGTTTTAAGcccaatttttattaaaaacaaaacaaaaacatttggcTGCTTTATTAGTCTGGTGTGAGTATTGGGCACATCCCACTGTACAGAGAAACTCAGGAAGACAGGATCTGATGAAAAAGatgtattttactgttggtttGGGAAATTTTAAGGATCCTCCAGGAGGAGTCTAAAGCTCCAACAGAAATGTGTAACATTTCAGCTTTCTTTTTGCTCGAGGGGGTGTTGCTATATCTTTCACTTTAAAATTCCCCAAGGTGATCCATTAGAGCTGAGTCAGCTGACATGCTCACCAGGTTATAGTTTTCACTTTTTAACTCCTGCCTGCTTATAGCAGTGTGCCATGAGTTGTCAGCATGCTGGAATTGTCCTCTTCTGCCACTTTTTTTCTAGAAGTCTAGAAGTCATTTTGTCAGGCAGTATTTTGCTACATCCACAGGCATTCATGGTGCCACCTACATAcggtacagaccaaaagtttggacacaccttctcattcaaagagttttctttattttcatgactatgaaaattgtagagtcacactgaaggcatcaagggctatttgaccaagaaggagagtgatggggtgctgcgccagatgacctggcctccacagtcatctgaacccaatcgagatggtttaggggtgagctggaccgcagagtgaaggcaaaagggccaacaagtgccaagcatctctcggggaactccttcaagactgttggaagaccatttcaggtgactacctcttgaagctcatcaagagaatgccaagagtgtgcaaagcagtaatcaaagcaaaaggtggctactttgaagaacctagaatatgacatttttcaattgtttcacactttttgttatgtatataattccatatataattccacgtgttaattcattgttttgatgccttcagtgtgaatctacaattttcatagtcataaaaataaagaaaactctttaaatgagaatgtgtgtccaaacttttggtctgtactgtatatcatcTCAACAACTTTTGCATCTTATGCATCCCCATACCATCACACTATGCATTCATTGCAGTCAGGTTCATAACATGCTGGACCCAATTCAAGTTCAACAAATGCATCTTTCGCTTATTAGAGCAAAGATTATGCTCCCACTATTCATCAgcttatttcatgtttttagtCAAATTTAATCTTGTGccaaaaagcaagaaagagtcttttttttatttcttggaGGTCCATACAGGTTGACTTTTGCAATGTCCTTCCCACTGTTTAAACTGTCAGTAAAACTCTAATTTCCATTGATAATCCGTGTGCCAATTCTGAAGCACTTGCCTGTCTGTTTCTCATTATGCAAGTTTAGAAATCGAATATTCTGGCTTTATTTTGTGGCACTATGGCTCATTCTGTAGCGCTTGATTACTGGTGAAAAtgtgtttgatttgtatttgatcaCATCTTCCTGTATTCGTTTCCATCTTTGTGAAATCTTACAAtcagatatttttatttcttctggCAATTCTTTTCCATGATGCAGACATGCTGATAGACACATCACATACTGTAAAAACTGACAACGTTCTGGTGTTTACAAtagttttaaaagcattttcatGCAATTAGCCTAATTTGAAATCAAATGTTCTCTTGTTGTGTACTCAAATTAGTTCTAATGATcacagtgtctttttttttaaaacttcacAGGAGAGTTAACTTTTCAAAGAGGTTCTACTTTGGGGGCAGTTTTTTTCAATATAGCCTTTCTGAAGTAGTTGTTCTTATGATCTGTTAATAAGAAATAATACTTGGCATATAAAAACAATGCACTTATTGAGAGGtgatgcatttttaatcattttacatGTATGTAATTTTGCACAGGGTTACACTCAGTTCTACTGTATATTGGACTGACAGTCTCAGAAAAtgaaataacagaaaatggatAAATGAATTATGTTGACTTGTTTTTATATGTCAACCTTTCCACAGGAAGCTTTATTTAGCCTATAAACCCAGCAAGAATGCAAGATAATATAGGACAAGCCCAAGCAAAAATGTTCCTGCACTTCATAGCAGCAGTGCCAAGTCAGGAGTTACAAAAATCCTGGGGAAACCTAAAATGTACCTAATGTTCTGTCTTGTGTTGATTGTCATACAAACTTTTAGTGGACATAAACATATTAAAGCTCTATATTCTGCTTTAAAGCAGGATCACATCACAAACCCTgaatcattataatattattataaggcTTTTATAATTTTCATGAAGGTTGGAGTAATGGCTGAAATACTGTTTCATGACATGCATATAACAGTTCATTTATTGCTGGTTTTTAAATCATGTTCATTGCTGACATAAACAAGTCATTCTGTAAAAAGCAGCTTTGAATTCATGCACATAAAGATGCTAAATATAAGGTGTAAGATCCTTGGGAAATATAAATGATCCTGTGAACTCTGTTACCTTCCAGCTGGAGactttgttaaaagaaaaacacaaaaaaaggaaataagggTGCAGCTGTTTGGATAGTAATCTTGCTTTTATGCAGGTGAAGTAATTTTAAATGGGGACCCTCAGGAAACAGGTCAAGGCAAGTCAGGTCTCTTTAAAGAGGTTACCGATCCTGACTTACATGTATTCCCCTATCTGTTTTAGTTACGTTCAGTATGCTCTTTCACTCCATTGTAGTGTATGCTTCCTTCAGGGTATGGTTTTAGATGGAGTGCACAAGACTCCCACATTCTGAAAATGAGCAGTATGTTCTTGGAGCTGTTCTGGTATTTCATCTCTGTCTCTGCATGCTTTTACCTGAGGTCATTTAAAACCTAGCATTTTTACTTGACAAATTTTGCACTGATAAGGTATTGCATCTGGAATATACAGTAACTCTCTACCAAAGTTTGGATTTTGTCATAAATGGTTGGTAACTCTGATATCTGGTTACTTAAGTCTGTATCATCCCAGTATTTGTAGTTTTTGACTTTTTCACACAAGATTTTATATCAACAAACATACAACAGAATACTATGATAATATTAGGTTTACTTACAATCCTAGTCTCTCAggttttcatttaaaagaaaacatgcagaTGCTAATTTGTGCTCTGTAGAAGTATGTAAGGATATTGATAAGTGGTGAGCAAGCAAAATCTATTGGTGTGAAAAAGCTCAAGGGACAATGAATGGCCCTTCATGAACTCTGACCTCTTTGGCTCCTGTTTGTTCAACTGTCTTAAAGCCAGTGGCCTGTAAACAGACACTTTTTTTCTGGAGGTTTTGTTTCTTTCCTCCGTCTCTCGGACCAAGTATTATAAATCATTCCGCCATAGTATTTATTTCAAGCTTCGTTAAAGAAGCTTGACCAAGCATTTTCACACAGACTTGGGCCTCACCTATTCAAGTGCACACAAGTGAAACAAACAGAAGTTGTCTTGTGTTTCCTCTTTTGTTCAGAGTGAGTCTCTATACCTAGGTATTTCAGTTCCTTCTTCATCCTTTAGCCATGATCTAGCATACAGGGATTGCTTGATCGTTTCCGAACCttgagattttttattattgttagttAAGGATTGTAATAGTAAATCATATGTGCATAGCTTACAGTAAATTGTTACCCATTAGAGCCAAAAATATGGCACTAATTAAAAACAACCTGAATTCGAAACCCTGTTTGGATCCAATTTATAAGTTATTTGCAACTCCAGTTATAATTACCAGtgcataaacattttaaacactctTCCCCTGTTAGTTTACCAATAACTTTTCATTATCACCTTTCATCTCTGATTTGCTTAGTTAGATTTAACTCTTAAGCTTTAGCTTAAGCTAGTCATTCAGAACTGTTAGAAGGCACCACAGTTCTTATTTAATGGATCACATATATCGCATACACACAGCAGGCACAGGGACTAAAAGACGACCTCATAGCTTTGTAAGTCGACACTCTTAAGTGTGTAACACACTAACCAAACAATATACACAAACCTGTCCCTTCAAAAACCCAAGAATACAATAGTCCTCTGTAATTTGTGTAGTTAGGTTTAATGATATAGTATTTAGTCAAAAGCATAAGCAGCAGTTGTGTATGAGCCAAAGGTTAACAGTGCATTGactacagtactacagtaaGGTAAGTGACTGACACACAGGATGACACTTGTGGCATGTTAGCTCGGACTAATCAATGCTTGACAACAGCCAAATGATACTATgttaaataaaacctttaaataattatttggcTTTATCAGGTCAATGCAGTTGACAAAACTTATTTTACAGCGACTATGTGAGAAAATCAAGTCAGAAACATAAAACCTCATGTTGTCAAAGTGCGAATTAccatgtaggaaaaaaaaaagaataaatgaactAGGGGACAAATATTGcacatgaaaaatgtatatgGAAAATATCACATtcgaaaaaaatgaaattaacaaGCATGTGAAAATTCTGAGAACGTGTGAATGTCTAAAAACCACATGTAAAGTTCATGTGACTTTTCTGCAAGGAAGTTCACTGACCAGACTGACTGGAGTACAGTTTAATAACATCCTGGATTTCATTAGCAAGATCTTCACTGAagtctttgttgtttttatagcCTTTATTCCTTTCAACTAGCACCACATAATACATCTTCTAATAAAGCTCTCTAGAGTGTTAAATATTCACTTTTTAGGCCtaattataatacaattttagtTTCCATGACAGGGACACTGCTGAGGGACAGGGATTCCCAGGGAGATGGTTgatgaatatttaatgaaaaaggttttttttagtcTGCATAGGAATAGTGAATGGCTGCTTTAGTCTGCATACGAAGCAGAaactccctccttctctctctctctctctctctctctctctctctattctctctctctctctctctctctctctctctctctctctctctctctattctttcattgttctgcTGCCTGCTGACTCCAAATGTCAACTGCAGGAAGAAATCCCAGAAGGATTAGTTtacagacaacacacacacacacacacacacacacacacacacacacacacacacacacacacacgtgcacacacatttAGGATAAATGTTATAGTGcttgatatattttatgtattacacCTGAACCTCTGATTTGACTGTGGAAAGCACATGCTGAAATATGTCACATAATGTGGCATACATTTtaagaatattttaataatctttatttaaagattttaatgtattattttacaatatttattgcCATCTATGTCCATTGATGAgcagtttttgtttatttatgattaattaaattttatctTAGAAATAAAGACCATatctaaattaatataaaactaatTTAACTCTGAACTATAAATTTTATTGAGAGATTAGATTAAGCAACTCGATAACGAACAAAACTAtgaaaaaatcacaatattttaGAAATGCACTCTTAACTTTGAATGTCTCCTTTTTCATACTTCACTGTCATGAAAATCATAACAGTGCTCATGCTGTGTGATCATTAGAAAGCAGATTAGGGTTTTTTGTGTCTCTAATATCCCACTGTCACAATAAATTGGTGTCATCGGATAATGTCAaagttgaaaaaagaaagaaaatcatgtGTTTGCCCCgaggaaacaaaacaatatgGGGAATAAAGctggaaagaaggagagaaggtCGTGAGGAACCGTCTAAGCATAAGGACTGCTGTCTGGAATTGTGAATTGATTAATGCAGGCTGAATCCATTAGCTAATGAATTCTGTCTGGACAAAAGTGCATTTCATGGTGAAATTGCCTTACCTCTTTGTCCCATATCATTTGATGACGGTCCTTCAGAGAACTGAATGGCTTTTCTGCATGGTGTTTCCTAGGATCTGTCAGTAATATGTTTTTCTATTTACGGTATGTCTCTTTGGTTGCAGAGAGGCAAAATTTCTTAGAAGAGCCACATCTAGTGTTCTTCCTAATGATAAACTAATTGACTCATTTCCATGTCAACAGATATTCCCAAGGCACACAGAATCCTGCAAAGAAATGGTTCACCTGAGCCTAAGAGAGCTCAACATAAGGTTGTGACAACGGCTCACTCTTTGTCCTTCCCACATAATTGAATAGTTTTAACTGCATTTTCCATGAATGAATTCTGCTCACTAAGTGAGTTACTTGGTACCCTGAGTGTTTGGTGTCATGTTAAGACAATAGGAAAACGCTAAAATGCTTCCTCTGCCCTTTTGATACCAAAGTCTaatgctatttaaaataattttaaaagattCAAAGATTAATTGTTTCAGCGACTAAATGTACGAGTTGTAATGAATTTATGAAAGTAGACATGCTCAGATACTATCAGTGAGTAGGACAATTGAAAAAGAAACCCAGAGAGAACTGATGGATTCAGATTTTTGTAATTACGGGAATCTCTAATGCGTTAATCTGCTGCATGTCTGTGTGGCTGTATTTAGTAGAAATGCCTCTGCAAAATGCACTAAAAGATCAGTAGaagttaaattattttctcaTTACAATCTTTGTCTAGCGTAGTGGTGTTTGAAAGAAGGTCTAAGATTGATGTTaaagcacccccacacacacacacacacacacacacacacacacacacacacacacacacacacacacactacatatagaCAGAATTTTGTTGACCATATGATTTTCATAAGATTTCAcactccacatttagttcccatttgctgttataataaccttctctctcctgggaagatgtccTACTAAATTTTGGAttgcgcttgtggagatttgtgctcattcagcctcaagggcgttagtaaagtaaGATATTGATGTAGGTTGAGGacgcctgtggtgcagtcaactttaggtcagagctctatagcaggccactaaaggtcttccattccaacccaaataaagcatgttttaatggagctggctttgtgcacaggggcttgcaatgctggaacaggtttgggtctcctagttttagtgaagggaaaatataatgctaccaaatcaaaagacatcctatacaattgtgtgccttaaattttttaaaagttttttcttaCTGGGgtggacatttatatattattagcaATCATGATacgtatttggcagatgctaaAGCAAACATAAAATACAGTAGTATACAGTAATAAAGATTTTTGgtctgaaagaggcagatgtagaggacagggggatatggagacggatgatccgctgtggcaacccgtAATGGGAGAtgccagaagaagaagacaaaaataaagattttctggtcatttttgcagattttaaaAATGTCCAGAGTTTGACAGTGTTGTCAGTtttgtaaaagcaaaaaataatgtCACACTGCCACCTGCTGATCTGCTTGTGAATTACTGTACTATTCATGTCTATGTTCACCTCTGtcccttaaattttttttacgtCGTGACTATGGGATACGGTGACTAGATGTAATCCTTCCCTCCCgctcaaaaaaaataaaatcccaaaccaaaccaaacaacCAACTATACAGCTtaccattacattttttttaaaatcaataaagaaTGTATCTGCCACCTACTGGACGATTAGTTCCGAGGCCCAACATAAAGCCAACATGGATGCCAGAGCATTTTCCTTGTAATAATTGCAATGGATTCAGATGAATTGTTCTTTGACTGCTTTCTGTTATGAAATAACAAATTCATCAGTGCATGTAAAAGTATAATAACCGATTTAAGGGATTATAATACAGCGTAGTGTGTTTGCTATGTTAAAATATGCATTAGGTAagattcatatattttttcccccccaataTATGGTCACTAGTGGGGTGTTAAATAGGTGGGTTCAGCATTTGAAGAAGTTTGCACCCTGCTATTGCTGCTAAATTTACACTATGCACCACCCCCACAAACTAGAGAAGAAAGCCCATCTGAACACAAACAAccatttctgtcattttcagTTTTCTAAATGGGTTTTTCCAGACACTTATTACCACTGAGGTCATGGCCCAAATATTATTGTTTGAATAAATGttctacatatattttttaggtCTGTTCAAGtaagaaatattatataaaatatctcacatttaaaaaataaagtaacatggtaatataatttttaaattaagcgccattttcttttaacaaaattgaataaatattttaccataattgtttttttttaattgctgatTTAACACCCACACAAAGATGTAGAAAGAGGACCACTGACTTtcgacatttatttatttgtttatatacagcTGCAATAGGAGTAAGATGCAAAAGATAATAATATAGAGGTATAATACCAGTATGCCCAATTTAAGATGAAATTATGACATTAACTATATTTGTCTGGATTTCCTTTAAGCAAcacatgtgcaataacaataattgaaaacaatattatatattataattttgtataattatatattatataatataatattataataaaacaatattacaAAACAATATTGCAATATGTTTGATAGCGTAATTACTTACTcgttgtctctttttttcttcttttttaattataaattgtgttgtgtatatactatatactgtattatgtttctattctttttttacatat harbors:
- the chchd1 gene encoding coiled-coil-helix-coiled-coil-helix domain-containing protein 1, with product MAMQSGCVIQEKVARLLSKQHGKPVLKPNKPLALKDEVANRKPNKGEASCVTEMAVVMACWKQNDFNTKLCSNELTVFYRCIERAQAEARARTKQQTLSQGGRLLPKQATTLLKRYPNL